From Fibrobacter sp., one genomic window encodes:
- the nadE gene encoding NAD(+) synthase has product MRGLTSNDPLRDISLQDLAIDEQAEIERISSFIRNSLAVNLKRRGTIIALSGGIDSSVTAALCVKALGPQRVIGLLMPEQHSSGDSSRLAILLASHLGIRYIQHDITSILEATGCYKRQDEAIQATISQYKPGNPFKIILPAGNNQKYRIFSLVVQDSSGKVYKQRMSHESYLSLVAATNFKQRVRKMMEYYYADRYNYAVAGSPNRLEFDQGFFVKSGDGAADLKPIAHLYKTQVYALAKALSIPQEIQDRLPTTDTYPMEQSQEEFFFSLPYQKMDLCLFAKISGLPPQSICKATGLSLSEAISAFEDIDAKRKSSRYLHQKPLLVSELTDIR; this is encoded by the coding sequence ATGCGCGGTTTAACATCGAATGACCCTCTGAGGGATATCTCCCTTCAGGACCTTGCCATCGATGAACAGGCGGAGATAGAGCGAATCAGCTCTTTTATCCGCAACAGCCTCGCAGTTAACCTCAAGAGACGAGGCACAATTATCGCTCTCTCCGGCGGTATCGACAGCAGTGTCACTGCCGCACTATGCGTCAAGGCCCTGGGGCCGCAGAGAGTAATCGGCCTGCTTATGCCTGAACAACACTCCTCCGGCGACTCCTCAAGGCTGGCAATACTCCTTGCCTCCCATCTTGGCATCCGATACATACAGCACGACATCACCTCTATTCTCGAAGCCACCGGATGCTATAAACGTCAGGATGAGGCCATTCAAGCGACTATCTCTCAGTACAAGCCCGGAAATCCCTTTAAAATTATCCTGCCTGCCGGCAATAATCAGAAATACCGCATCTTCTCACTTGTAGTCCAGGACTCATCAGGTAAAGTTTACAAACAGAGAATGTCCCACGAATCATACCTCAGCCTCGTGGCTGCCACCAACTTCAAGCAGCGTGTACGCAAGATGATGGAATACTACTATGCCGACCGATACAATTACGCTGTGGCAGGAAGCCCCAACAGGCTGGAGTTCGATCAGGGATTTTTCGTGAAATCCGGTGATGGTGCAGCGGATTTAAAACCAATAGCTCACCTCTATAAAACTCAGGTTTATGCACTGGCAAAAGCGCTCTCAATCCCTCAGGAGATCCAGGACCGCCTCCCCACCACAGATACCTATCCCATGGAGCAGTCCCAGGAGGAATTCTTCTTCTCCTTGCCATACCAGAAAATGGATCTGTGCCTCTTTGCGAAAATCTCAGGGCTCCCTCCTCAAAGCATCTGTAAAGCCACCGGACTGAGTCTCTCAGAGGCCATCTCCGCGTTTGAGGATATCGATGCCAAACGGAAATCCTCACGATACCTGCATCAAAAGCCACTGCTGGTAAGTGAACTCACCGATATCAGATGA
- a CDS encoding CBS domain-containing protein translates to MTSVISRDIFRIRVAGSEIRVCGCWVVFSILLSFVLSSMVFPYYYKGLHRDFYFWLGISGSVGFFLSVLIHELFHILGANSLFLPVRTLKLHLLGGINLWEQKKFSVPGEIFVAFCGPAGSFAMAFVFHQILILGKDVSFPAELMGLVDFLRVANLFLGIFHLLPAYPLDGGRIVRAIIFRMTRNLSVITPVLCSLGAVFGLLLISGGVMLFSTGVPVGGIWWMVSGFFLKEASGLSSQKYVTRKALEGQRVSRFMTPCPVSIAWYKSLAGFEREYLYKYHYRIFPVVDGSNRLMGELDSRDVMGVTQRERRSLAAKDLMRPVGKENSVREDSDIVKLLSLMESNGRSRMMVTDRQGRLAGVIVLKDILRFFLVRL, encoded by the coding sequence ATGACAAGTGTAATTTCACGGGATATTTTCCGGATAAGGGTCGCCGGGTCAGAGATTCGTGTATGCGGCTGCTGGGTTGTTTTCTCTATACTTCTCTCCTTTGTCCTCTCCTCAATGGTTTTCCCCTACTACTACAAAGGTCTTCACCGGGACTTTTACTTCTGGCTGGGAATTTCAGGAAGTGTTGGCTTTTTTCTTTCGGTTCTGATACATGAGCTTTTTCATATTCTGGGGGCCAATTCTCTTTTTCTTCCTGTAAGAACCCTTAAGCTTCATCTGCTGGGGGGAATAAATCTCTGGGAGCAGAAAAAGTTCTCTGTTCCGGGGGAGATTTTTGTCGCTTTCTGCGGACCAGCGGGCAGTTTCGCCATGGCCTTTGTTTTCCATCAGATTCTAATATTGGGAAAAGATGTATCATTTCCGGCAGAGTTGATGGGGTTGGTTGATTTTCTCAGGGTGGCAAATCTTTTCCTGGGAATCTTTCATCTTCTTCCAGCTTATCCTCTGGATGGGGGAAGGATAGTGCGTGCGATTATCTTCAGGATGACAAGGAATCTCTCTGTTATCACCCCTGTTTTGTGTTCTCTGGGAGCGGTCTTTGGTTTGCTACTCATTTCTGGGGGAGTAATGCTTTTCAGTACCGGAGTTCCGGTTGGAGGAATCTGGTGGATGGTTTCCGGGTTTTTCCTGAAGGAGGCATCAGGACTCTCCTCTCAGAAATACGTGACCAGAAAGGCGCTGGAGGGGCAGAGGGTGAGCCGCTTTATGACTCCCTGTCCGGTAAGTATTGCGTGGTATAAAAGCCTTGCCGGATTTGAGAGGGAATACCTGTATAAATATCATTACAGGATTTTTCCGGTTGTGGATGGCAGCAACCGCTTGATGGGGGAGTTGGATTCCCGTGATGTGATGGGGGTTACACAGAGGGAGCGGCGCAGCCTTGCGGCAAAAGACCTGATGCGTCCAGTGGGAAAAGAGAACTCAGTCAGGGAAGACAGCGACATAGTGAAGCTGCTTTCTCTTATGGAAAGTAATGGAAGAAGCAGGATGATGGTTACAGATAGACAGGGGAGGTTAGCCGGGGTAATAGTGCTGAAGGATATTCTGCGGTTTTTCCTGGTAAGACTGTAA
- the ptsP gene encoding phosphoenolpyruvate--protein phosphotransferase has protein sequence MEKVFQGTSISPGMASGRAFIYTDILLRDHGLYTIRPSDFRDEYRRIEQAITDVRRELAFSAERVQKELNAQIAGIFLSQGEILKDPELIKEIRLELESSLVNAEQIVKRVFRKWELRFRQVQDERISYRADDIVDLSRRMILALTGIHAHMLEKLPRNSIIVAKRLLPSDTVFLSRKFARGVVTEYGGPASHTALLTRELGIPSVGRIANILNLIHQNDTLLVNGDSGSLVVNPSSAARKVFARAVQRESVQSIRARRESLGPAIYRDGRQIGVMANVSCREDVEMAVRNGADGVGLFRIENIYLTRKLPPTADELTREMEDALEPVSSKPITIRLLDIGGDKRLTYLNGTSCDDSFLGRRGIRFLLEYPELLYTQFNAILRLSNRFDLRILVPMVTFAQEMQLVREMLSDLMQVSKGRREIPLGAMIETPASALCIEEFLPFVDFFSIGTNDLTQYTMAAGRENPYVGNYFVDDHPAIFKLIEMVCGNAYGKPVSLCGELASNRGALERVLESDVESISVAPMFIPGIKQEIRKQSRALPDHLISVSSLTSSGF, from the coding sequence GTGGAAAAAGTGTTTCAGGGGACAAGTATTTCTCCCGGAATGGCATCGGGGCGGGCTTTTATCTACACCGATATTCTGCTTCGTGATCATGGTCTCTACACTATAAGGCCTTCCGATTTTCGTGATGAGTACAGAAGAATCGAACAGGCCATAACCGATGTGCGCAGGGAACTGGCATTTTCAGCAGAGAGGGTGCAGAAGGAGCTAAATGCTCAGATTGCCGGGATTTTCCTCTCCCAGGGTGAAATCCTGAAAGATCCGGAGTTGATAAAGGAGATAAGGCTGGAACTGGAGAGCAGCCTTGTCAACGCTGAGCAGATTGTCAAGCGCGTTTTCCGTAAATGGGAGCTGCGCTTCCGTCAGGTGCAGGATGAGCGGATAAGTTATCGGGCTGATGATATTGTGGATCTCAGCCGCAGGATGATACTGGCGCTTACCGGAATTCATGCTCACATGCTGGAGAAACTGCCCCGCAACAGTATCATTGTCGCAAAGCGTCTCTTGCCATCCGATACTGTGTTTCTGTCAAGAAAGTTTGCCAGGGGTGTTGTCACAGAGTATGGCGGCCCTGCATCACACACCGCTCTTCTCACCCGTGAACTGGGTATACCATCTGTAGGCAGAATCGCAAATATCCTCAACCTGATTCATCAGAATGATACTCTCCTTGTAAACGGTGACAGCGGCAGTCTGGTGGTAAACCCCTCTTCTGCGGCAAGAAAGGTTTTTGCGAGGGCGGTACAGAGAGAGTCCGTTCAATCGATACGGGCCCGCAGGGAGTCTCTTGGTCCGGCAATTTACCGGGATGGGAGGCAGATAGGAGTGATGGCTAATGTGAGCTGCAGGGAGGATGTGGAGATGGCGGTGCGAAACGGGGCTGATGGGGTAGGGCTGTTCCGGATAGAGAATATTTATCTTACCCGTAAATTACCACCTACTGCCGATGAGTTGACAAGAGAAATGGAGGATGCTCTTGAGCCGGTATCTTCAAAACCAATCACAATAAGGCTGCTTGATATCGGTGGTGACAAGAGGTTGACATATTTAAATGGTACATCGTGTGATGATTCTTTTCTGGGCCGCAGGGGGATACGTTTTCTTCTTGAATACCCGGAGCTGCTTTACACCCAGTTTAATGCTATTCTGAGACTTTCAAACCGTTTTGATTTAAGAATCCTCGTTCCCATGGTCACTTTTGCCCAGGAGATGCAGCTTGTAAGGGAGATGCTCAGTGATCTGATGCAGGTGTCAAAGGGAAGGAGGGAGATTCCTCTGGGAGCGATGATCGAGACTCCGGCCTCTGCTCTCTGTATCGAGGAGTTTTTACCATTTGTTGATTTTTTCAGTATCGGTACAAACGACCTGACCCAGTACACGATGGCTGCAGGGAGAGAAAACCCCTATGTGGGCAATTACTTCGTCGATGATCATCCTGCAATTTTCAAACTGATAGAGATGGTTTGCGGCAATGCTTATGGCAAGCCGGTATCTCTCTGTGGTGAACTGGCATCGAACAGGGGTGCCCTTGAGAGAGTACTGGAATCAGATGTGGAGTCAATCAGTGTTGCTCCCATGTTTATTCCCGGTATAAAGCAGGAAATACGGAAGCAATCACGTGCATTGCCGGATCATCTGATATCGGTGAGTTCACTTACCAGCAGTGGCTTTTGA